The Arachis ipaensis cultivar K30076 chromosome B07, Araip1.1, whole genome shotgun sequence genome includes a window with the following:
- the LOC110265080 gene encoding uncharacterized protein LOC110265080, whose amino-acid sequence MKKYETRRAHQPGRVYTTSAAGAEGSETLIRGNCEIAGKVLSALFDFGVTHSFVVFEKADELGMKIVVLGYDLKVYNTTHEAMVTRLGCPQVPFRVQQREFMHDLICLPMTGDDQSLEQIPIVCEFLEVFLDDIDEFLPNREVEFAIKLVSGAGSISSAPYRMSPLEMAELKDQLEDLLEKHFIRPSVSP is encoded by the exons ATGAAGAAGTATGAGACTCGTAGAGCACATCAGCCAGGAAGAGTGTATACTACTTCTGCAGCAGGTGCTGAGGGATCAGAGACACTGATTAGAGGTAATTGTGAGATAGCCGGTAAAGTTTTAAGTGCTTTGTTTGATTTTGGAGTAACACATTCATTCGTTGTATTTGAAAAGGCTGATGAACTAGGAATGAAAATAGTGGTCTTAGGTTATGATTTAAAGGTGTATAATACTACCCATGAGGCTATGGTGACTAGGTTAGGATGTCCACAAGTACCGTTTCGAGTACAACAACGTGAATTCATGCATGACCTGATTTGTCTGCcgatgactg GTGATGATCAAAGCTTAGAACAGATTCCGATTGTATGTGAGTTCCTGGAGGTGTTTCTGGATGATATTGATGAATTTTTGCCTAATCGGGAGGTTGAATTCGCCATTAAGTTGGTGTCGGGAGCTGGTTCGATCtcgagtgctccttataggatgtcaccgttagagatggccgagcttaAGGATCAATTGGAAGATTTATTGGAAAAACACTTTATTCGGCCGAGTGTTTCTCCGTAG
- the LOC110265081 gene encoding uncharacterized protein LOC110265081, with translation MVRALQAQQVSEEQWVEFGTYQLQGEAQYWWQGTRQILHPDGVVISWEVFQTKFYKKYFSNSVRNTKKLELMQLKQGQMTITEYTNKFEELCQFSRICQGAPKDFAEWKSIKYEGGLWSKILSSVAPMEIRVFSKLVNKSRVAKKCVRKAVAEMGA, from the coding sequence ATGGTGAGGGCATTGCAAGCTCAACAGGTTTCTGAGGAGCAGTGGGTTGAATTTGGAACTTATCAGTTACAAGGCGAGGCTCAGTACTGGTGGCAGGGAACACGGCAAATCCTGCATCCAGATGGTGTCGTGATTTCTTGGGAAGTGTTCCAAACCAAGTTCTATAAAAAGTATTTTTCCAATTCAGTCAGAAACACCAAGAAACTTGAGTTGATGCAACTGAAGCAAGGTCAGATGACTATTACTGAGTATACCAACAAGTTCGAAGAGCTATGCCAATTTTCTCGCATTTGTCAAGGCGCTCCAAAGGATTTTGCTGAGTGGAAGTCCATCAAGTATGAGGGAGGTCTTTGGAGTAAAATTCTGAGCTCCGTTGCACCAATGGAGATCAGAGTGTTCTCTAAACTTGTaaataagagtagggtggctAAGAAATGTGTGAGGAAGGCAGTAGCAGAAATGGGAGCTTGA
- the LOC107609593 gene encoding uncharacterized protein LOC107609593, which translates to MKEAGPVSMTFDIPIYHALRLQERDLISKIIEERNSIINQNKRPQQELTVIKRIMGGDEGKEIRGNVLNLKENANEGSSCFVFKFLQPLKFQVRRVKVGFRDPRARNIEDVLMLFGDHCRY; encoded by the exons ATGAAGGAGGCAGGGCCTGTTAGCATGACCTTTGATATACCAATATATCATGCTTTAAGGCTTCAG GAAAGGGATCTTATTTCGAAGATCATCGAGGAGAGGAATTCTattattaatcaaaataaaagacCTCAGCAAGAACTG ACAGTTATTAAGAGAATAATGGGTGGGGATGAAGGAAAGGAGATTAGAGGAAATGTCTTGAATTTGAAGGAGAATGCAAATGAAGGGAGctcttgttttgttttcaaattctTGCAGCCACTCAAGTTCCAGGTCAGGAGGGTCAAAGTTGGTTTCAGG GATCCAAGAGCAAGGAACATTGAGGATGTATTGATGCTTTTCGGGGATCACTGCCGGTACTGA